In the genome of Coturnix japonica isolate 7356 chromosome 19, Coturnix japonica 2.1, whole genome shotgun sequence, one region contains:
- the TMEM248 gene encoding transmembrane protein 248, producing the protein MFNINLLENLKVYISSRPPLVVFMISVSAMAIAFLTLGYFFKIKEIKSPEMTEDWNTFLLRFNDLDFCISENETLKHLINDTTTPESTVTSGQARSSTQSPQTLEDSGPINISVTITLTLDPLRPFGGYSRNITHLSSTIFGHQIGLSGRESHEEINITFTLPAAWNSDDCVLHGHCEQVVFTTCMTVTAASNVFPVTVQPPHCVPETYSNATLWYKIFTTARDSNTKYAQDYNPFWCYKGAIGKVYHALNPKLTVIVPDDDRSLINLHLMHTSYFLFVMVITMFCYAVIKGRPSKLRQSNTEFCSEKVALSEA; encoded by the exons ATGTTCAACATAAACCTGTTGGAGAACCTGAAGGTTTACATCAGCAGCCGACCTCCTCTCGTGGTGTTTATGATCAGTGTAAGCGCTATGGCAATAGCTTTTCTGACACTGGGTTATTTCTTTAAGATCAAGGAGATCAAGTCACCAGAAATGACAGAG gACTGGAATACTTTCCTTCTGAGATTTAATGATTTGGACTTCTGTATATCTGAGAATGAAACCCTGAAGCATCTCATCAATGATACCACAACTCCAGAAAGTACAGTGACCAGCGGGCAGGCCAGATCTTCCACACAGTCCCCACAGACTCTTGAGGACTCCGGCCCCATCAACATCTCCGTTACAATCACTTTGACACTGGACCCACTCAGACCTTTTGGCGGATATTCCCGCAACATCACACATCTAAGTTCCACCATTTTTGGACACCAGATTGGACTCTCAG GCAGAGAATCCCACGAGGAGATAAACATTACCTTCACACTGCCGGCTGCCTGGAATTCAGACGACTGTGTTCTTCATGGTCACTGCGAGCAGGTTGTGTTCACAACCTGCATGACTGTGACAGCAGCCAGCAATGTATTCCCTGTCACAGT tcagCCACCACATTGTGTTCCTGAAACATACAGCAATGCTACGCTTTGGTACAAGATCTTTACCACAGCAAGGGACTCTAATACCAAGTATGCACAGGATTATAACCCCTTCTGGTGTTACAAAGGAGCAATCGGAAAAGTATATCATGCTTTAAATCCCAAACTAACTGTTATAGTTCCAGAT GATGATCGCTCTCTAATAAACCTACATCTCATGCATACCagttactttctttttgtgatgGTGATTACAATGTTCTGCTATGCAGTTATTAAAGGCAGACCAAGCAAACTGAGGCAAAGCAATACAgaattctgctctgaaaag GTTGCTTTGTCAGAAGCATAA